Proteins co-encoded in one Clarias gariepinus isolate MV-2021 ecotype Netherlands chromosome 13, CGAR_prim_01v2, whole genome shotgun sequence genomic window:
- the LOC128535427 gene encoding THAP domain-containing protein 2-like: MDVRTKEMKKKKQQGITFHRFPSNKQRHQSWAIALRREGFEPKKRTVLCSCHFRPKDFDKTGQTVCLQQGAIPSIFKFPDHLSKQPSSSRLSRTSNKATEESPQLWSNMPLMRFDHQYALEPVKAKEKLAMYQENMKKLSRDLRNAKDRKRRQKKTVSSLLED, translated from the exons ATGGATGTTCGAacgaaagaaatgaaaaaaaaaaaacagcaagggaTAACATTTCACAG atTCCCAAGTAATAAACAGAGGCATCAGTCATGGGCAATAGCACTCAGGAGAGAGGGGTTTGAGCCAAAAAAACGCACCGTACTGTGCAGCTGTCATTTTCGGCCTAAAGATTTTGACAAGACTGGACAGACAGTCTGTTTACAGCAAGGAGCAATCCCATCCATTTTCAAGTTTCCTGATCATCTTTCAAAG CAGCCTAGTTCATCAAGGTTAAGCAGAACGTCAAACAAGGCAACTGAAGAATCTCCACAGTTATGGTCTAACATGCCTCTCATGAGATTT gATCATCAGTATGCCCTTGAGCCAGTGAAAGCAAAAGAGAAGTTGGCCATGTATCAAGAGAACATGAAGAAGTTATCACGGGACTTGAGAAATGCGAAGGACCGGAAAAGGAGACAAAAGAAGACAGTGAGCTCCTTGTtggaggattaa